TCATTTGCAACGTATTCATTCCCTCTTTTAAGGCCATTTCTCTTATTTGATTCGAACTTCCATTTCGACTGATAATTTCCTTAATACTTGATGTAATCGGCATTATCTCATAGACACCAATTCGTCCATAATAGCCAGTATTATTACAAATATGACAACCACAAGGTTCATAAATGACAATTTCATCTTCTTTGTCCACGCCTAATAAGTCCTGCTCAATCTTACTTGTCACATGTTTTATTTTACAGGTATTACATAGGCGTCTGACTAAGCGTTGTGCAATTACTCCAACGGTGGCATCGGCAATCAGATACGATTCAATTCCCATGTCTTCAAGCCTTGTAATCGTACTCGCAGCACTATTGGTGTGAACCGTACTAACAACAAGATGCCCTGTAATTGAGGCTCTGACTGCTATTTCAGCCGTTTCTAGATCACGTATTTCACCAATCATAATAATGTCTGGGTCTTGCCGTAAAATAGAACGTAATGCCGTGGAAAAAGTCACCTCAGCTTTCGGATTCACTTGAACCTGGTTAATTCCATCAATATTGGCTTCCACTGGGTCTTCCACTGTCACTATATTTACTTCCTGTGTATTTAACTCACTTAATGCAGTATATAAAGTCGTGGATTTACCACTCCCCGTAGGACCCGTAACTAAAATCATTCCATGGGGATGCTTTAAAATCGTATCGAATTTTTGCATCTCTTCATCCGTAAATCCCAGATCTTTCTTTGCCTTTGTTAAGCCTTTCTTCGAAGTAATACGCATTACTATTTTCTCGCCAAACACCGTCGGTAAAATAGAAACTCGAATATCAAACTCTTCTCTATCTACATTAATTGTGATACGTCCATCCTGCGGCTTTCTCTTCTCTGAAATGTCCATATCCCCAATGATCTTAATTCGAGCAACCATCGCTGGTAATATATTGATTTCATAATTCATGACTTCCGATAAAATACCATCGACTCGGTAACGGACCCTTATGGTCTTTTCGAATGGCTCTATATGTATATCACTGGCTCTTTGCCGGACCGCTTGTTCAATAATTGCTTTTACTAGGAAAACAATCGGAGAATTGTTAATATCATCACCAACTAAATCCTCCTCTTTCCCTTTATTCTGATTTTCCTTTTCCTTGGTATAACGTTCTGCTACTGCCTTGGCTTCTGCATTTCCATAATATTTATCAATGGCTATGGCGATTTCTTTGGGTGTCGCTACCGTAGGCTCAATTTTAAGGTTTGTGATAATTGCTAGGTCATCAATTGCAATAATATCAAGGGGGTCTGCCATAGCAACTCGAAGAACGTTGGGATTCGTTTTATGAAACTCAAATGGCATAAACATATATTTACGAAGTATTTGCTCATTTACTAACTTTAAAATCTCTGAATCAATCACAATGCCAGCTAATTGGATTCGCTCAACCTTTAATTGTTTTTCCAAAACTTTTGCAATGGTTATTTCATCGATAAGGCCTAAATCTACTAGGGTTTCACCAAGTTTTAGCTTCCTTTTTTTTTGCTCTTTAAGTGCATATTGTAATTGTTCCTCTGTAATTAGTCTTTCTTCAACAAGCATGTCTCCCATACGTTTTCTATTACTATTAAAGTCCATGCTATACTCCATTCTATTTTCTTTATGTATGATGATTTGAACTACGAATTATATAAAATATTAAATCAAATACTATGTTATATTTTGTATGAATTATACTTTTTTTAACATATATGTAGAAAATAAATGCAACTAACGTAAGTTTTCCACTTATTTTAGTTGCTATAAAACTAGCTTAGAATTAATATCTTTCTCTGAACTCATACCTATCTTTAGTCTAAATCTATTTACTATCTACTTATATGCACCTTATGATGTTCAAAAACCTATTTATATAATAGGACTTTAGTTTCTAGACTAGTAAATTTTTACTATTTTCATTATAACTCTTTTCTAAATTTTGTCAATCCGTTTCTAATTATAGAATATATTAAGTTATTGGTTTCTCTTTTGAATTATTTTGTAAAATTCTATATCTCAGATATACTCTTATTCTACATTTTTATTTAAATTTTAGATGATAATTTCAAAAGCTGCTTTTGTAACTGAAAGAGTCAATCCCATAAAGAAAGATCCATCCCACAAAGATAAATCCATCCTACAAAGATAAATCCATCTCTTACACAAACATGCCAAAATCCATAAAATTAGCGCTATTGATTGATTTTTCAAACCACAAGAACTATAATAAACTTAATGTAAGCGCTTACAATGCTCTTATTTCATATAATACAATTAAAATCTACACTATTTTGTCCGTATTAAATCATAACATAATACGCTCAACAGCATGACATGAATGGAGACAGATTATGCTTAGACAATTTTTTAAGTACACGAAAAACTACAAAAAAGAGTGGTGTATCGGATATATTTGCTGTGTTTTAGAATCCGTTTTTGAAATAATGATACCTACCCTTATGTCAAAAATCATTGATATTGGAGTTGGCAACAAAGACTATCAGTACATATTTAAAATAGGATTTATTATTTTATTATTATCCATATTTTCTTTCATTTTCGGTAGAGGCTGCAGCAACAACTTTTCGAAGTTTGGTAACGGTTTTGCCGCTGAAATTCGAGATGCTGAATATGTGAAAATTCAGTCCTTTGCATTCTCTAATATGGATCATTTTACAACCCCATCCCTAATTACTAGATTAACTTCTGATGTAACTGTCGTTCAAAACGCTATTACACCTGGTGTTCGTTCCATTTTTAGAGCTCCTATTATGCTAATCTCAGGAGTTATTATGGCTACTTTAATGAGTAAAGAATTGGCGATCGTATTCTTTGTGGCGGTTCCAATTTTATTTGTATTACTCTACCTAATCGTTAAAAGCCTACCTCCTATTTATCATAAAATGCAAAGAACCCTTGATGTTTTAAATCGCGTCACTCAAGAGAATTTAACAGCAATACGAGTTGTAAAAGCTTATGCTAGAGAAGATTATGAAGCAGCGAAGTTTGAAGCCGTTAACCAGGACCTTAAAGAAGTTTCAACCTTAGCTTATAGTATTTCCATGCTGAATTCTCCAGCAATGCAACTTGTTATGTATGGAACAATAATTTCCCTTGTTTGGTTTGGTGGAAACCTTGTTATTTCAGAACACTTAATGGTAGGACAGTTAACTGGATTTTTAAGCTATGTACTTCAAATACTTAATTCCTTAATGATGATTTCTGCCGTATTTATAAATCTTACAAAGGCAATGGAATCCTTTCATCGTATTAGCGAAGTTTTAAATGAAGAAGTAGAACTACTAGATGAAGGTGACCCTAACAATCATATTAATAAGGGCTCTGTAAGAATGGAGAATGTCTTCTTTAAATATAGCAAGGACGCAAAAGAATATGTTCTTGAAGATATTAACTTTTCCATCCGTGCAGGTGAAACAATAGGTATACTTGGTGGAACTGGTGCTTCAAAAACATCGTTGGTTCAATTGATTCCAAGGCTTTATGATGCAACAAAAGGTACTATTTATATCGATGATATCCCTGTAAAAGATTATACTTTAGATCATTTAAGAGATTGTGTTGGAATGGTGCTTCAAAAGAACTCCTTATTTAGCGGGACAATTGCTGAGAACCTAAGATGGGGAAATGAAACTGCAACCCTTGATGAACTGAAACGAGTATGCGATATTGCTTGTGCCAGCGAATTTATAGAACAAA
The Clostridium sp. Marseille-P299 genome window above contains:
- a CDS encoding GspE/PulE family protein; the protein is MDFNSNRKRMGDMLVEERLITEEQLQYALKEQKKRKLKLGETLVDLGLIDEITIAKVLEKQLKVERIQLAGIVIDSEILKLVNEQILRKYMFMPFEFHKTNPNVLRVAMADPLDIIAIDDLAIITNLKIEPTVATPKEIAIAIDKYYGNAEAKAVAERYTKEKENQNKGKEEDLVGDDINNSPIVFLVKAIIEQAVRQRASDIHIEPFEKTIRVRYRVDGILSEVMNYEINILPAMVARIKIIGDMDISEKRKPQDGRITINVDREEFDIRVSILPTVFGEKIVMRITSKKGLTKAKKDLGFTDEEMQKFDTILKHPHGMILVTGPTGSGKSTTLYTALSELNTQEVNIVTVEDPVEANIDGINQVQVNPKAEVTFSTALRSILRQDPDIIMIGEIRDLETAEIAVRASITGHLVVSTVHTNSAASTITRLEDMGIESYLIADATVGVIAQRLVRRLCNTCKIKHVTSKIEQDLLGVDKEDEIVIYEPCGCHICNNTGYYGRIGVYEIMPITSSIKEIISRNGSSNQIREMALKEGMNTLQMSATKLVLDGITSMEEMKKIAFDK
- a CDS encoding ABC transporter ATP-binding protein, producing the protein MLRQFFKYTKNYKKEWCIGYICCVLESVFEIMIPTLMSKIIDIGVGNKDYQYIFKIGFIILLLSIFSFIFGRGCSNNFSKFGNGFAAEIRDAEYVKIQSFAFSNMDHFTTPSLITRLTSDVTVVQNAITPGVRSIFRAPIMLISGVIMATLMSKELAIVFFVAVPILFVLLYLIVKSLPPIYHKMQRTLDVLNRVTQENLTAIRVVKAYAREDYEAAKFEAVNQDLKEVSTLAYSISMLNSPAMQLVMYGTIISLVWFGGNLVISEHLMVGQLTGFLSYVLQILNSLMMISAVFINLTKAMESFHRISEVLNEEVELLDEGDPNNHINKGSVRMENVFFKYSKDAKEYVLEDINFSIRAGETIGILGGTGASKTSLVQLIPRLYDATKGTIYIDDIPVKDYTLDHLRDCVGMVLQKNSLFSGTIAENLRWGNETATLDELKRVCDIACASEFIEQKDDGYESYVDEGGNNFSGGQKQRLCIARTLLKNPKILIFDDSTSALDMNTEKTLYENLKTYYPDITKIIIAQRISSVSHADKIIILNDGMIDEIGSPEELLSHNKIYQEIYYSQQKGGVLND